Within the Hippoglossus stenolepis isolate QCI-W04-F060 chromosome 2, HSTE1.2, whole genome shotgun sequence genome, the region tgaaatctgaaaaaaaaaagggtgaagtttattgtgaaatgtagaACAAATATGTATATGTGAAATAGGGAAGGTGTGCAGCAAAGTAACGGGTTGGAATTGAACCTGCGGCTAATGGAGGACGACTCCAGCCTCCGTACGACAGATTTAAATGATCAATCAATGTATAATGAGGCTGTCAAAGTGCATTTCGTCATAATTGTGTCTGATgtaaaaaatgttgtgtttgtcaaaCGTGAGGAACTGGCTCTTACTCAGTTTGAGGAAGTTGACTTCCTGAGAATCTGTTTCATGGTTTTGTtccaatttttctttttcaccagtttcctCAGATTTTACAGAAGATGAGAAGATGGAGATCGAGAGCATCAAGACGCACAAGGAGGACCTTCTGGACGATATCCAGGTATCACACGTCCACGCAAATATAGCATCGAGTGTATGTAGAGATGTAGTGAAGCCAAGACGTCTTgaatgccccctggtggctggttgcagtgtCAATCACAGGAcgtgggccaaactaaaaagtcgaTGGCCTATCCTTTCAAAAAAGCTTGTCACTGGAAAAAGTGTCTTGTCCTTTCTGTTGATaccagtttctttttcttcctccccgTCCAGAAGCTAAAGATGGAGATAGACAGCGTGATGGCGGACATACTCAGCTTTGAGTCCACAGAGGAAAAGTGAGTTCTGGTGGGGAAAACCCCTGCACCTGTTTGAACATCTGCATTTATGTATAAAACCCACAGTCAATCCTCCATTTACACTGGTTCGTTTCTAATGTCCCCCAACCACAAGGCCCTGCCTCCTGGCGTGTTTTCTATTAGAggagtttctttctttgtcttttctcaatAATTGAAACCTTTTCCTTGGATTCTCAGTTCGTCTTTTATAGAAAATACAGCGTTTGTTCTTTTAATCTCATTTAAAGTGAGAAAACTAGAGAATAGCAtagagattttatttaaaaagcaccTTTTATACAAAGAGGTAGATTCAAGACcagaaagaaaaccaaatagtctgaaacaacaataaaagctTCTCTCACAAATGCAACGAGGACGTCACCgtgtgcaaacctccaccaagatTCAACAGCACCGTGataaaaccacttttaaattcactagatccagatctttatttggattttaCTTTATTCTCCTAAATATCAGGCCCCTGaacattttttcatcaagatccatgatttattctcACAATgttcaccaagttttgttgaaatcggttgagtagtcgttgtgtaatcctgcaaacagacagacaaataaacaacacaataagCAGAggtaaaatattttacaaagGTGTTGATGCATCTTTTCAATCATCGTTTCATTTAGACATAGAATATCAGTGAGGGgaggttaaaaaataaaacttctctgtgtgtgaaatctCATTTTTATTCTTCGTTGTTACTTTTCCTGCAGCAAAACAATAGAGAAGAGCAAACTGTTCTCGAACGGGaggaagaaattcaacatggaCCCGAAAAAGGTGAGcaggagtgtgttttttttcttctcgcTCGTCATCGTGTGGACTTCCTCTGGCTTGACCACACTGAAGGTGTCAGTCTGTGAAATGACGCTGAAACGGGCCCTTCACGCGGTTTCAGTGGTTTCAGCTCGAGCTCGACACTGTTGTCTTTGCAACAACGCATACTAAATAAAAGCACGACCAGTTTCCCTTACTGGAAACAGAAGTGTGTTCCAAGCTGAGGTTGGTTTATGAGGTTGCCTGAACTCTCTACATGATGTAGATGTTAACCCGTCACCTCCGAACCCTGTGgcacagaggaaagaggaagagacatCGAATTTAAGGAATTgggattaaaagaaaatgaaaattcgcTCATTTTAACCAACCGGAGGTGAGATCATTGTGAAACCGCAGCACAGAGGGCAGAGTATTTCTGAAACACTACATCATAAAGTGAGCGCGCTACTTCCCCATGCAAGCTGCAAACGAAACGTGCATGCAGTTCTAATTTGAGTGCACGCGTGTGTTTGCTTGCAGGGCATCAGTTACCTGGTGGAGAACAAGCTGCTGGAAGGAACTGCTCAGCCCATCGCTGAGTTCCTCTACAAGGAGGAGGGACTCAACAAGACGGCCATCGGAGAATTCCTCggagagaggtgaggaagaggaggaggaggaggtgggaagtCGAGTAGgtgaaaaggaataaaaaatgtaGTGAGCAGGAGGAAAGGGAAGATGATTGAAGAGGTTTTGAGACACGTTGAAGAGGGAAGAGGATGAATAAATATCAAGTagatgaaggagggagagattaatgatgagaggaaggaaaagcaaAGGGAAGGAGGATCCTCATAGAAGGAGGAATGAGAAGGGAGGGAAAAAGGTTGTAGGAGGAGGGATTGTAAAGGCAGGTTCCAACAAGGTGAAACTTTCCTCTGGTTTCATgtgtctccttcctcctccctcctcctcctcctcctcctcctcctcctctgacctaCAGGGAGGAGCTCCACCTGCAGACCCTGAAGGCCTTTGTGGAGCTGCACGAGTTCTCCGACCTCAACCTGGTCCAGGCCCTCAGGTCAGTGCTCAACTATCTAAATCTTTAGTAACTCAATCAACAGGAAACGTCTCAAACATCTGGATGTTATCAGTCGCTTCTTACGTCAAATAACCTCAGTGATGGTAAAAGTAAAGCTGCTTCTActtgaatgaaacaaaacaaaacattttacaaatcagcAACATGTCAGATAACATGtaacaaaaaacaacctttgacaaaacacaatttacaaaacacaacacatttcacGAAACAACATATTAGAAAACAATCTTTCACAAATACAATAAAGACATTagaacatttttacaaaatacaaaaacaactgacacactttgtgttttgtgaaatgttgtgtttcataCATCTCCAGTTTGTGATGCAGGATTTCTGATAACTCATCAGGGTcattatgaaaacatgaaatatctCCCAGGCTGATTAAAAAGCCTTAAAAGTAGAAGGAAGAagagttttaaataaatattcgAGTAAAATACAAGAACATTTGTTCCAATGTGTAAAACTTCAGGAGTTTCATGACATGAGTGAAAAGAAAGGGAATTGAATTATTGACAATAtactgtgcagctgcagcacacacacacacacacacacacacacacacacacacacacacacacacacacacacacacacacacacacacacacacacacacacacacacacacacactctctcttcaGATGTGTTGAGTATCTACACTCGTGTCAAACACCTGAATAAACAGGACTTGTGTTGTGGTGTGCACGCGACAGACAGTTTCTGTGGAGCTTCCGTCTGCCTGGTGAAGCCCAGAAGATCGACCGCATGATGGAGGCCTTTGCCACACGCTACTGCGACTGCAACACTCACGTCTTCCAGTCGACTGGTGAGTGCACGTGTCCACTTCCTCTACcggactctgtgtgtgtgtgtgtgtgtgtgtgtgtgtgtgtgtgtggactgaaaAACCGAAACTTTGTCTTTCAGACTTTCAATTCTTCATATCGCTCCAGACTTGTCTCCTCTTTACTGGCTGTATTCATGTGAACTAAAGTAGAGCatcatatgtatattttatacatcctcttactctgtgtgtgtgtgtgtgtgtgtgtgtgtgtgtgtgtgtggatcttGTACAACACCAGACACGTGCTACATCCTGTCCTTTGCCATAATCATGCTCAACACCAGCCTCCACAACCCCAACGTGAAGGACAAAACCACGCTGGAGCGTTTCTTCTCCATGAACAGAGGCATCAACAACGGAGAGGATCTGCCCAACGATCTGCTCTCGGTGAGACCACTTTCACTCTCACAGCTGATTCAGTGTCACTCTGAAATCACATGTGGAGTCACTGAGTCAGTGGAATAAGACGTAAATGGTTTGAATCCCTCTTGTTTGGACGTCTTTAGACTTTTCTTGTACTTCTAATTCCTCTGATTGGTATCAAGGTTGTAAAATTTCTGATATTTGAACTTTTCACCTCTTTTCTACTCAGAAACTTTACGAGAGCATTCGCAACGAACCCTTCAAAATCCCAGAGGACGACGGGAACGACCTGACTCACACTTTCTTCAACCCCGACAGAGAAGGCTGGCTTCTAAAACTCGGTAACACGGCTCTCCTGAATGCGTTTTAATGGATTATTATGAACAGTTTGGTTGAAGTGATGTAAATCCCCCACAAACCACAACATGTTCAACCCATCAAGCTACATATTCAAACCATGAACTCGACAAGTGTGTTTAGATGTGGTTCTCGACACTGTGCTACATTACGTCTAAGAATAACGTTTAAAAACAGGAAAGCACAGAGGAAGTACTGAGAAACTGACCCAACAGTGGAATATACCCTCACGGTTGTGTATGTAAACCACGCAATGTCACGGGGTCGGCAAATACAGATGTTTGACTTCGTTCTAAACTGTGTATTTTGGTTTGTCCGTGATAAACTGACGCCGCTTTTTAAGTTTGTTAGTTTCCactgaaaaaaaccccaacTTTTTCTTGGCTGTGTCTCCAGGAGGCCGAGTGAAGACGTGGAAGAGGCGATGGTTCATCCTGACCGACAACTGCCTCTACTACTTTGAGTACACCACTGTAAGCCTGCTCCTCTTTATTCACCTTCGAGTACAGCATATCTGAAAGTCTTTACTATGCCCCCACACAGGTGACacccagtggctggaggcattcACTTTTCTGGTTATATGCAACTTTCTTGTGAACATGTATCTTCAAATCTGATACAAAActttcagttggactcaaagatgaatgtgttaaaatgtggtTGTCAAAGCTCAAACGTTAAGGTCACTACGACCTCACAAGGTACATGtgttgccttgtgaacacgatatctcaacaACACATTGAGGGGATTTCCTCCAATTCGGTACAAAGGTTCACTTGGACTCGCAGATGAACTGATATGAATTTGGAAATCCAAGGTCATGGGTCAAGGTCACTGttacctcacaaaacatgttccTCTAGAACATACGTCAAGTCTGCTTTAAGATAATTCCTTCTTATTTAAACCTGTTGTCTGGAgtctggttggtggaggcatacaaccacaacggggtgtttcatttcaaactattttcacagttttttttccaccagtCAGTTGAAGGCTGTCATCAATGAGAGTTATTTGTACAAACCAAGTTCAAAAGAAGTCTTGTGGTCTATAATTCAGTCGGGTGCTGCGAAACCTCTGGGGGAGAGATTGCGAGGGTGCATGTTTGTTCTGTAACGTTCACTTCAACCACAGAAGATAGAAGATATGAAAaccaaaccttaaccatagAGGTGGCTGATCACAAAATGCTCACAAGCTGGTACTTGAAAGTCATAAAGGTCTTTCTGTTAATCATATGTCACAGGTAAAAAACATTGTATTAATTTAACATAGTGTTATTTAGGCCGTGCATagcaaaatacttttttattttcagtaaacGTTTGACGGGTTGTTAAGTTTCAGGTTCTCTATCAAGTGAAAACTTTGCTTGTACAGCCCAATATCACACATTTACCTGAAGTGTCTAAACAATCTGTCCTCAGACActctggctctgctgcttctcttctttccttGGTGCAGATGATATTTTTACCCTCAgctcttccttcttttcctcctgacTCACTCCATCTCTTTTTTATCCGTCTTCAGGATAAAGAGCCCAGAGGCATCATCCCTCTGGAAAACCTGTGTGTGAGGGAAGTGCCATATCCTCGCAAACCGGTGAGTTCCTgccatggactgtaaataaagatggacgacatgacagctccccaaaagtgaagccaaatcatgaAGCCCCCTTGTGGCTTGCTGAAGTATGGGTCATAAacctgtgcagactctggctccaaatgataccaaaaaaaaacaagatgtcaGCGTCCATATCCAGGATATATTGGCTTCAAGTTCAAGGAAGTTACAGCCAGTCTATGGTTCCTGccagatgtgttttctttcatcacaaACATGTTAGAAAAAGCAAATTCAACTACATTGAATATGGTCATTTTGTATGTATATAACACGTATTTGATAGATCAACAGAGAGATGTATAAATTGTGATTCTGGTGTCGTCTAGTACTGTCTGGAGCTGTACAACCCCAACAGTCGAGGGCAGAAGATCAAAGCCTGTAAAACAGAGACGGACGGCCGAGTGGTGGAGGGAAAACATCAGTCGTACACCATCTGTGCCCCCGGCGCCGAGGAGAGAGACTCCTGGATCGAGGCCATCAggtcacatcacacacatgttgtacaCGATTGTGcaaaccacaacacaaacaacaggatGAGCATAATTAGACACATCAGAAAACACGGCTACACTCTAGGGATTCTGCTCATTTATCCCCCACACACATCAGCAGCCTTGTTTGAATGTGAGGAGCTTTTACTGAGAAGCTTCGTCCCCTTATCAGTTATTTACATCTTATTGAGAGCGACTCTACATGAAGAAGCACAGCTTCTCATCTCTGTGGTTTGAAAAGTCGAGTAAACATCTGTCCACACCCAACATCACAGCTGGGTGAAGTCAAGTGTGGCTTGTTCTGCTTGAGACCACATCCACTTGTTATGGATGAGTTCTTGTATTCTAGTTTAAAGTGTTCTGTGTTAGTGTGGCCACTAGTTGGCAGTGCAAGCAAGATTATACATCAGTGTATAGTTACataacaatatgttttttttacacaatgcCTGTTAAGTTTTTGCAATAACAGATATTACTTCTGCTTTGAGCATAAACTTTAGTGGCTAAAACTAGTTAGTTTGAATCAGTCCAGTCAGAAAAGTAGGAAATGTTCAGATAATCATACAGACTGAACTTACACTTCAAGTCTGTAGTATCAGGCCCTATGTTCACAAGCTAGCTGTTCATTTTCCATCtgtcatttgatgctatagatAAAACAACATAGGTAGTTGTCACAGtatataattttcatcattaGCAATATTACAAAAGTCTGGTAGATATCGATTTGTCCTATCTATTCAAGGAGggtccaaaatgtcctcacaatccACAAATTCCCACAAGATGTTAAAACTGAAGCAGGTCCTCACATAGATggaaattcacacacacacacacacacacgcactctctctctctctctctctctctctctctctctctctctctctctaatataagataagataagataaaactttgtTGCACCAAAAGTTAGTTTCTGTAGCACTGCTGCATCGGCGTCTTCATaacaactttttgtttttgttttacttcaaaCAGAGCGAGTATCACCAAGGATCCGTTCTACGACTTGGTCTCAGTCCGTAAGAAGAAGGTGATAAACCAGGCGCCTCAGAACTGAGCTGTCCGCTGCCCCCGATGGACGCTCACTGAACTGCAACCAGAGTGGGATTCTGACCCCTCTCAGTTGTTTCAAACACTTTGAACGCAGCTGAGCGACGGCGCAGGAGACAAAACGACACAGACCGTGGTCATTCAGGCTAAAAGAGGGACTTCTCTTTCCACTTCCCTTTTTGCAGAGGGCGGTTTTCAGTGTCAAAGGTGAAAAACGATGACTCATTCACGTAGCGCTCATCGTCAACCAGACAAGCCACAAAGAAACTGAACAGACTGAAGATGTTTGCTGGGATGTGTTGTGGAGTTTATCACGACTACCAGTAGAAGATTCTTTCATTCGGCTGATGTTTCTCTG harbors:
- the cyth4b gene encoding cytohesin 4b; this translates as MTDCQMVSSDFTEDEKMEIESIKTHKEDLLDDIQKLKMEIDSVMADILSFESTEENKTIEKSKLFSNGRKKFNMDPKKGISYLVENKLLEGTAQPIAEFLYKEEGLNKTAIGEFLGEREELHLQTLKAFVELHEFSDLNLVQALRQFLWSFRLPGEAQKIDRMMEAFATRYCDCNTHVFQSTDTCYILSFAIIMLNTSLHNPNVKDKTTLERFFSMNRGINNGEDLPNDLLSKLYESIRNEPFKIPEDDGNDLTHTFFNPDREGWLLKLGGRVKTWKRRWFILTDNCLYYFEYTTDKEPRGIIPLENLCVREVPYPRKPYCLELYNPNSRGQKIKACKTETDGRVVEGKHQSYTICAPGAEERDSWIEAIRASITKDPFYDLVSVRKKKVINQAPQN